The DNA sequence AATCTATTGAATGAACAAGGCGAATATAAAGTCAATCTGGCTGCCGAGAACGGTTCATCAGAGAAGATCAGCTCTGTTTCAGGACTTAATAATATGACACAGGAAAGCCAGGTCATTGAAGCCATCGGTGAGGCTGAGTATCTTACAACAGCGATCGGTCCGAATATCCTGCCGCGCATTGCCCCGCTCATTGCCAAGGGCATTGCTGAAAGAGTTAAAAAAACTGATGACAAGCTGTATATCATTGCCTGTGAAAACCAGATTTCAGCTACCGACCTCTTGAAAGGCTATATTCTTGAAAACCTTGATGAGGAAACGGCAGGAAAGCTGGAAGGCCGGGTATTCTTCTTTAATTCAGCTGTAGACCGGATTGTTCCGATCCAGAATAACCAAGGGTCCCTTGATGTGCTGGTTGAGCCTTACTATGAGTGGGTTGTCGAAGCACCAACAGATATACCTGCTGTAGAAGGAATGAAAATCGTTCCTGATCTTGCTCCTTTTATTGAAAGAAAATTATTTACCGTCAATACGGGCCATGCTGTCATCGCCTATCTAGGGTACCTTGCAGGCAAGGAAACCATTGATGAAGCCCTGAAGGATGAAGCTGTCTACAAACAGGCTGAAGCGACGCTGAAGGAAACTGGCGCATATCTTGTAAAGGAATATGGGCTTGATGCTGAAGAGCATGCACAGTATATCAAGAAAATTATCGGCCGTTTCCAGAACGGTTTCCTGAACGACGGTGTAACAAGGGTAGGACGTTCACCGATAAGGAAGCTCGGGCCGAATGACAGGCTTGTCCGTCCTGCAGAACAGGCAATGAAGGCAGGTTTGCCGTTCGAAAATCTTGCCAAGGCCATTGCTGCGGCACTGCATTTCGACTTCCAGGGAGATGAGGAAGCCGTTAAAATCCAGGAGATGCTGAAAGAGCACGGGCCATTATATGTGCTCAAGGAAGTCAGCGGCCTGGAGGAAGACAATCTTATTGCAAAAGAAGCTGCCCGCCAGTATGAGCAGATGAAAAAATAATAGTGCTAGAACACTCATGCGCCGTTCCTTGAAGGAACGGCGTTTTTATTTGGCTTAGGGCTCCTCCGCCTCGAGGAGGAGCAAGAAACCATCAGAAGGCGCTTATCCCTTTCCTGAAAACGCATTATGATTAAAGCAATTAACCGGAATCGAGGGAGCTTAAATGAAAAAATTCAAAGAAATCTTCCAGAATAAGAATTATGCCAGATTATTTTTTGCCAACTTTACCTCACAAATGGGAAGCACAATAGGCTTGACTGCTTTCATGTTCTACTTGCTGGATCGTTTTTCAGACCAGCCGGTATATGCCTCGATTACAGAGCTCATGTACAGCCTCCCGACGCTCGCGGTATTTTTCCTTGTCGGGGTTTTTGCAGACAGGATGGACCGGCAGAAGATTGCCTATTATTGTGACTGGATCACTGCTGCACTGTCAGTGGCATTGATCGGGACAATCCTGATAGGCTGGATGCCTTTGATTTTCTTTGTACTGTTCCTCAGGAGCGCTGTGCAGAAGTTCTTTTTCCCTGCCGAGCATGCGATGGTCCAGGGGATATTGAAAGAAGATGACTATACGGCTGCAGCCGGCTTGAACCAGCTGATCATGAGTCTTTTCATGCTGTTCGGGAACGGCCTTGGCATTTTGGCCTACTGGACAGTGGGCGTTTACGGCGCCATCCTGGTAGATGCTGTCACATTCGGGCTCAGTGCCCTTTTGATCAGATCATGCCGCATTGCAGAAGAGGTCCGCCTTCCTAATGGAAAGCACACATTGAAGGACCTCAACCTTAAGCTTGTATTCAGGGATTTCAAAGTGGGGATGCAGTATATTTTGAACAATAAGCTGCTGTCGGCCCTGCTAGCTGGTTTCATCGTTTTCGGTGTTGTGAACGGCGGCTTCAGCGTTATGCCGGTTTTTATGCTGAAATACAGGCTTGCGCCAGAAACATATGAAGAATTATCGGTTGTCATCGGGATGGTTTTCGGAGCAGGCATTCTGCTCGGCAGCTTCATCGCCACCTTGCTTTCCCAGAAAATAAAGCTTTATCAGATGATCATTGCCGGAATCACCATCACAGGGGG is a window from the Bacillus infantis NRRL B-14911 genome containing:
- a CDS encoding mannitol-1-phosphate 5-dehydrogenase produces the protein MKKAVHFGAGNIGRGFIGALFSKSGYHVTFVDIAEEIINLLNEQGEYKVNLAAENGSSEKISSVSGLNNMTQESQVIEAIGEAEYLTTAIGPNILPRIAPLIAKGIAERVKKTDDKLYIIACENQISATDLLKGYILENLDEETAGKLEGRVFFFNSAVDRIVPIQNNQGSLDVLVEPYYEWVVEAPTDIPAVEGMKIVPDLAPFIERKLFTVNTGHAVIAYLGYLAGKETIDEALKDEAVYKQAEATLKETGAYLVKEYGLDAEEHAQYIKKIIGRFQNGFLNDGVTRVGRSPIRKLGPNDRLVRPAEQAMKAGLPFENLAKAIAAALHFDFQGDEEAVKIQEMLKEHGPLYVLKEVSGLEEDNLIAKEAARQYEQMKK
- a CDS encoding MFS transporter, yielding MKKFKEIFQNKNYARLFFANFTSQMGSTIGLTAFMFYLLDRFSDQPVYASITELMYSLPTLAVFFLVGVFADRMDRQKIAYYCDWITAALSVALIGTILIGWMPLIFFVLFLRSAVQKFFFPAEHAMVQGILKEDDYTAAAGLNQLIMSLFMLFGNGLGILAYWTVGVYGAILVDAVTFGLSALLIRSCRIAEEVRLPNGKHTLKDLNLKLVFRDFKVGMQYILNNKLLSALLAGFIVFGVVNGGFSVMPVFMLKYRLAPETYEELSVVIGMVFGAGILLGSFIATLLSQKIKLYQMIIAGITITGGFVIAASFAESIILFMVLIFLTSLGLPLVNIAIGGWMPSIIDPKMMGRVQGWISPLMMLSQSVTLGFIAYSFPAILKVEMLYWLVGGCLILVGLFYTAVLPKYSRTEEELEKAAAETAI